A section of the Streptomyces xinghaiensis S187 genome encodes:
- a CDS encoding bifunctional DNA primase/polymerase, giving the protein MGFTIGGIRDLRPGTRRRGRASECTVVAEYTGLHGWDVVPGARATALSGERGARCSCGAPHCAAPGAHPLGHARTVPAGSTLREVAAAWAGSPGAAVLLPVGRSFDVIEVGATAGRQALVRMERMGLPLGPVAVTPHGRAHFLVAPGAFAELPDLLYRMGWDGARLDLRCLPPGSHITAPPSDLAGLGPVRWLRPPELGTAVRPPHARLLLGTLAYVCHRSAAR; this is encoded by the coding sequence ATGGGCTTCACGATCGGCGGCATCCGGGACCTGCGGCCGGGCACGCGGCGGCGCGGCCGGGCGTCGGAGTGCACGGTGGTGGCCGAGTACACCGGACTCCACGGATGGGACGTGGTCCCCGGAGCCCGCGCCACGGCCCTCTCCGGAGAGCGCGGCGCCCGCTGCTCCTGCGGCGCACCGCACTGCGCGGCCCCCGGGGCGCACCCCCTCGGCCACGCCCGGACGGTACCGGCCGGCTCGACGCTCCGCGAAGTGGCCGCTGCCTGGGCCGGATCGCCCGGTGCCGCCGTACTGCTGCCGGTGGGCCGCTCGTTCGATGTCATCGAGGTCGGCGCGACGGCCGGCCGGCAGGCGCTGGTCCGGATGGAGCGGATGGGGCTGCCGCTCGGCCCCGTCGCGGTCACGCCGCACGGCCGGGCCCACTTCCTCGTCGCGCCCGGCGCCTTCGCCGAACTGCCCGATCTGCTCTACCGCATGGGCTGGGACGGTGCCCGGCTGGATCTGCGCTGCCTGCCCCCGGGCAGCCACATCACCGCGCCGCCCTCCGACCTCGCGGGGCTCGGTCCGGTCCGCTGGCTGAGACCGCCGGAGCTCGGCACGGCGGTCCGTCCGCCGCACGCCCGCCTGCTGCTGGGCACCCTCGCCTACGTCTGCCACCGCTCGGCCGCCCGCTGA
- the ftsY gene encoding signal recognition particle-docking protein FtsY, with product MEFVILAVVIALVAIGAITGLVVTSRRKKRLPPPPPSAPTITAPPAEPHVGEEAGPPAAEERRTIEEVGLPGAGATVAEAPAPVPVPEAPPVEVPAPTAGRLVRLRARLSRSQNSLGKGLLTLLSREHLDEDTWEEIEDTLLTADVGVAPTQELVERLRERVKVLGTRTPQELRTLLREELLTLIGTEADRSVKTDGGLETPAVVMVVGVNGTGKTTTTGKLARVLVADGRSVVLGAADTFRAAAADQLQTWGERVGARTVRGPESGDPASVAFDAVKEGIAEGADVVLIDTAGRLHTKAGLMDELGKVKRVVEKHGPLDEVLLVLDATTGQNGLVQARVFSEVVDITGIVLTKLDGTAKGGIVVAVQRELGVPVKLVGLGEGADDLAPFEPEAFVDALIGD from the coding sequence ATGGAATTCGTCATCCTTGCTGTAGTCATCGCCCTGGTCGCGATCGGCGCGATCACCGGTCTGGTGGTGACCAGCCGCCGGAAGAAGCGGCTGCCTCCCCCGCCGCCGAGCGCGCCGACCATCACGGCCCCGCCCGCCGAACCGCATGTCGGTGAGGAGGCCGGGCCTCCCGCCGCCGAAGAACGCCGCACCATCGAGGAGGTCGGACTACCGGGCGCCGGTGCCACCGTCGCCGAGGCCCCGGCGCCCGTTCCGGTGCCGGAGGCCCCGCCCGTCGAGGTGCCGGCCCCGACCGCCGGGCGGCTCGTCCGGCTGCGCGCCCGGCTCTCCCGCTCGCAGAACTCCCTGGGCAAGGGCCTGCTCACCCTGCTCTCCCGGGAGCATCTCGACGAGGACACCTGGGAGGAGATCGAGGACACCCTGCTCACCGCGGACGTCGGCGTCGCCCCCACCCAGGAGCTCGTGGAGCGGCTCCGGGAGCGGGTGAAGGTCCTCGGCACCCGCACTCCACAGGAGCTGCGCACCCTGCTGCGCGAGGAACTGCTCACCCTGATCGGCACGGAGGCCGACCGGTCCGTGAAGACCGACGGCGGCCTGGAGACCCCGGCCGTCGTGATGGTCGTCGGCGTCAACGGCACGGGCAAGACCACCACCACCGGCAAGCTCGCCCGGGTCCTGGTCGCGGACGGGCGCAGTGTGGTGCTCGGCGCGGCCGACACCTTCCGGGCCGCCGCCGCCGACCAGCTGCAGACCTGGGGCGAGCGGGTCGGCGCCAGGACCGTCCGCGGCCCCGAGAGCGGCGACCCGGCGTCGGTCGCCTTCGACGCGGTCAAGGAGGGCATCGCCGAGGGCGCGGACGTGGTCCTCATCGACACCGCCGGCCGGCTGCACACCAAGGCCGGTCTCATGGACGAGCTGGGCAAGGTCAAGCGGGTCGTGGAGAAGCACGGACCGCTGGACGAGGTGCTGCTGGTCCTCGACGCCACGACGGGCCAGAACGGCCTGGTGCAGGCCCGGGTCTTCTCCGAGGTCGTGGACATCACGGGGATCGTACTGACCAAGCTCGACGGCACGGCCAAGGGCGGCATCGTCGTCGCCGTCCAGCGCGAACTGGGCGTCCCGGTGAAGCTGGTGGGCCTCGGGGAGGGGGCCGACGACCTGGCGCCCTTCGAGCCGGAGGCCTTCGTCGACGCGCTCATCGGGGACTGA